Within the Oncorhynchus masou masou isolate Uvic2021 chromosome 1, UVic_Omas_1.1, whole genome shotgun sequence genome, the region GGCCCACGTGTCACCCCACGAGATGTTGCAGGCTGTAGTGCTGTGTAGCAAGAAGAACTTCCAGATCACCAAGCAAGGTAGGATTTTATTATATCACATTCAGTTAGGCTGAGAGCCTTGTTTCTCAAGAACAAAATGTTTTTAGTACAGTAAAATGTATGTGTTGCAAATAAACAAATCTGCTGATTGGTCTCTGTCCTGCAGGGGATGCTGTGGACTTTCTGTCCTGGTTCATGAACGCTCTGCATGGTGCACTGGGAGGAACCAAGAAGAAACCTTGTGAGTGGGAGGTGGAGGGGATTGATGAATGGGGTCGAGGGAGTGATGTTGAGGAAGGATATGACTTAATCCTTTTTCATTGTCCTTATAAGTCAGTGTTGTCTGCCTTACTGTACAACCTGTGATATTAACAAAGATATCTCCCTCTTCTTTCCCATCTCTCGCCTATCGCCAATATAGCAAGCCTCACCAAAGTGTTCCAAGGTTCCATGCGTATATTCTCCAAGAAGCTTCCTCATCCAGATTTGGCGAGTGGCTTATTGTCAGACCTTTGTAAAAGGAAGACTGCATCATTGTATCAAAGTTTACATTTTTACTTGTGAATTCATGACTTCAATATGATTACAGATTTTAAAAGCTAAATTGTTAATGTTTACATGCTTTTCTCTCTCCAGCCACCAGAAGAGAAGGTGGCTCTGCTGTTGAAGGAGGAGTACCAGGAGGAGATGTCGGAGTCAACCTTCCTCTTCCTGACCCTTGACCTTCCCACAGCCCCACTGTACAAGGATGAGAAGGAGCAGCTCATCATCCCACAGGTCCCCCTCTTCAACATCCTGGCCAAGTTTAACGGCAACACAGAGAAGGTACTGCCCTCAAACTCCTACTTACATTAGCTCAAAGGATTAGCACTCCTATCTGCAAGCCAATCATCTCTCCCACCAAGTTAAATTAAAAGTAGCCTCAGAAGCCTAGGCTTCTCATGTTTTGTTTGAAAGCCTCAAACAAAACGCGAGGGGTGGGCTAGATGGAAACGAGTGATGCGTTGCCACTTATTAAGCCAAACAAATATTTTGCATGGGTTGCTCTACCAACCAATGTTGTTTCTGACTTGCATTAAGCTAGCTAGCATAGGATACAAAACTAATGCTGCATAGGTTATTAAAACAAAAGTGAGTGTTAACAGCCAGCGCTCCCATCCTAAGCAAAATCTTTCAAATGTCGAGTCAACGAGAAAGATTTGGAAGGATGGCCTGTGAGACTTCAGCTTCTGTTTGACAATCTTAAGTGCTTTATCACCTCTTGATTTTCTTCACCTCTTTGCCCTTTCCTCTGGTCCCTTCACACTCCTGTTTTCTTTTAGGAGTATAAAACCTACAAAGAGAATTTCCTCAAAAGGTTCCAGTTGCTCAAGCTGCCTCCCTATCTCATCTTCTGCATCAAAAGGTTCACCAAGAACaacttctttgtggagaagaaccCCACCATCGTTAACTTTCCCATCACGTAAGAGACTGTTGCATACTTTCCCCATGTACTCAATGGTCATTTAGCATCATGCTCAGCCTGATGAGTTCATGTCTGTGTTTTTGACTCCTTGCATTTGCTCCTTGACCAGGAACGTAGACCTTCGTGAGTACCTGACAGAAGAGGCACAGATCACAGAGAAGAACACCACCTATGACCTGGTGGCCAACGTGGTGCATGATGGGAAGCCCACTGAGGGGGCATACAGAATGCATGTCCTGCATCATGTAAGTGACAGCTGTGTTTTCAGGCCTTTCTCCTAGTGTACTCTAGAAGTGCACATTTGCAGAGCTTTAGATGTGCAGTATTTTATGACATTGTGAAATAAATACTCATCCTGTTCAGTTATTGGTGCTAATGTGTGCCTTTTTTTGGTCCCTGAAGGGCACTGGGAAGTGGTACGAGCTCCAGGACTTGCAGGTGACAGATATCCTGCCCCAGATGATCACACTGTCGGAGGCCTACATTCAGGTAAGCTCTATTGTGTCACATTGACCACTGATTATACCATATGCTGTTCTCTAATTTACAGGTTTATGTCTAGATAATTTACTGACTCCCTGTAACTgtcagttgtgttgtgtggtTCTCTTCGTTCCAGATTTGGAAAAGAAGAGAGAACGAAGATGACACAACTAACCACACAGGGGCGTGAATAAGGCATTGAAAGATTGATTGTACAGGAGAGAGATGTCACATGCTGGCCAGTGGTCAGACGAGCCCCAAAAAGCCACGAGAGTAGAACTGGACACTGTTCAAGATGACCTCAGGGTAAGCCCCCACCACATGAGGACCAGGACTTTTTATTGGTGGATTTTGGATAGAGAAAACAATGTCTACTATTTTTTTTGTTCTTCAACTTAACTGTAAATGGTGGAATAAACTAGCTTTGAAATGTCTGTTTCCAGTCAATATTATGTTTTACCTTTTTGGATGAAATGTATTGATTTGGGTTGGGTCTTTATTTTATTTGTGAAACAAGGAAGTAAAAACAAGAAATAAAATGTTGACATTACCAAATAGTGAGGGTTGCAAAATTATGTTCCTATTGTAAGCATTATAGGATAAATACTCATGTACATTTAGTTGGATCACAAAAATGAAATTTAACAATTGTACATTAAATGAATTAAAATTTTAATTAAAATGTTCACATTACTGATTGAAAGGATTTCTCAACAGGAGGTACATGTTCACTAATTTCTTCAAGACACTTTGCCACTTTCATTTACTATGTTCTTCCTGATTATGACTGATTTTATATGAAGATAATATTACCTACAACTGAAAAGTCACATTTCAAATGTAAATTGTTATACTTGTGGATATGTGCTTAAATAGGTCCAATATTATTTAAAGTCAATTATTTACATTGCTTGACTAAATTACTTACTGTACTCATAACAGCCCATCCAGTGTAAATCAAACCTGACATCAAATCTCAGTGCTACAACAGTCTACCAGAAGTGAAAATCAAGGAATTAAATATCCAGAAATCTTACTCAAATTGCTCAGTGCAATATCAGATGACCTGTAAAATGAAGTTGACAAAATATTGAATTTAAACTGTGGCAAAGAAAAGTCAAAGGCAATAGTGCAATCAGTAACAAGTGCAATACTAAAACATATATTTGGCAGTTAAATCATCAGCTTCATCCATGGAGGGAGAACTCTGGGAGTGGTTCTCAGCTCTAGTTCCACATCAACTTCTGGCAGAAGTCTACCATCTGGAGTTGTATCAAAATGAAAATAAAACCAGATCAGAAATAAGGCAGCAAAGCATTGGTGTGGGTCGGGTTGTTTTTCAGACATGTCCTATATTTTAATTTACTTATAACTTAGGTTGTTATATTAGATAAGACCATGGCCCAGTTTCCCAAAAacatcttaaggctaagttcgTTAGAACCTTTGTATGAGCGTAGTTAAAAATCGccaagctgtttcccaaaaccattgttaACGGTGCAATTAATCAAATTTAAGGAAGTCGtagcctgcctcagaccactcgtaGAACAGCTACAGACTTGCTCAAATTTGTTGGCATCCCTCCACAAAAGACGAATGCACAATTTTCTCTATAATAACTTGAAACTGACCAAAGTAATTGGCATCCACCATGGTTTGTTCCATATTTAATATAAATCAGACTTTGCTTATGATTTTTTTATTCCACTTATTGTAAATAAAACAAGGCATAGAGAGAAATTATGGGACCCATAACTTCATATTTTGTTGTGCAACCTTGACGCAGTCACTGCAATGCGACGACTGCACCTGTTAACAGGtagtttggcccactcttcctgaACAAACTGCTCCAGCTGTCTCACGTTTGATAGGTGCCTTCTCCAGACTGCAAGTTTCAGCTCTTTCCATAGATGTTCAATAGGATTCAGAACAGGACTCATAAAAGGCCACTTCAGAATAGTCCAATCTTTTGTTGTTACCCATTAATGGGTGCTTttagctgtgtgtttagggtcatttCCTGTTGGAGTGCCCATGACCTGCGACTGAGACAGAGCTTTCTGTCACTGGACAGTACGTTTTGCTCCAGAATGCCTTGATTTCATTGTGCTCTGTACAGATTCAAGGCACCCTGTGCCAGGCGCAGCAAAGCTGCCCCAAACATAACCAAGccttttttatttcaccaggtaggccagttgagaacaagttatcatttacaactgcaacctggccaagataaagcaacaacacgagttacacatgggataaacaagcatacagccaataacacaatagaaaaatctatatacagtgtgcaaatgtagtaagattagggaggtataaagcactaaatagcccatagtggcaaaataattacaatttagcattaacactggagtgatagatgtgcagatgattatgtgcaagtagagatactggggtgcaaaatagcagaaataaataatttggggaatgaggtagttgggtgaaCCTCCATGTTTCATTGTCAGTATGGTGTTCTTTTCTTTGAAAGCTTCATTTTTTTTTCATCTGTGAACAAAGAGCTGATGAGTCAAAACTGCCTTTTGGCAAGTCACATCTGTGCAAAGGGCATTCTCCCAGAAGGATTGTGGCTTGCCAATATGCATTTTTACAAATTCCAGTCTGGCTttatgtttttctttcaaaagttGAGTCCTCCTGGGGTTTTCTTCCATGGAGCCGACTTTCGCTCAAAAAGCAACGGATGGTGTGATCAGAAACTGCCGTACCTTCACCTTGGAGTTCAGCTTGTATCTCTTTGGCAGTTATCCTTGGTTCTTTTTCTACCATTCGCACTCTCCTTCTGTTCAATCTGGGGTCCATTTTCCTCTTGCAGACACGCCCAGGGAGGTTGGCTACAGTTCCATGGACCTTAAACACCTTAATAATATTTGCGACTGTTGTTCAAGCTGCTTGGAGATGGTCTTGTAGCCTTCACCTTGCTTGTCTATTTTTTCCTTTCTGATCTCCTCAGACAAATCTCTCCTTTGCTTTCtttggtccatgttcagtgtggtgcacactgataccaaacagcacaatGACTACTTTTATCCATTTAATTAGGCCGAATGACTGATTACAAGATTGGAGACGTGTGATACTAATTAAACAAATTAGTTTGAAATATCCCTAAATCCAAttatttatattttctatggtgtACCAACATGTGTCCAGGCTATTTTTGAATATCTTTGTAGAATAAGCAATAATTCATCTCTTTTCACAGCTTCTTTGCTTTATTCTATGACATACCAAGGCATGCAAGTATACATGATAAAATACCTTTAATTTAATCACTTTTCAGGAGGAATTAAGCATTATTTCAATGAGCTGTAAGGGTACCAGCTGTTGTCGTTAGTTTGTCGTTAGATGCTTTTATACACAGAAGATCTTCGCTCAACATGGAATCACATGGTTTCTGTCTCTGTGACCGCCAATAAAAAAAAACTAAGTTGAAtaaagttgactacaaatacaaagttgccaatgtctttgcaGTTGATGCAAACAAGCAACGTACATTAATACATATTGAAATAACTGATTGAACATGAAATGTAGGCTATTAAGTTATTTTGCTACTTGTAGGCTACTGTCTAAGTCATCTCAATATTTCATGATGTGTAGCCTAGCAAGTGCCCAATAATGTGCCAAATCGGTTATTTAGTGCATTTTGATTGGGTAAGCATTATAATTAGCCACCTTAATATTCACAGCCGTAGGTGGTAATATCTCTCTAGCAGCTGATCCGTCAGTATTGTGAAATAATTTGAATGTTAAAGATTTGAAAAGAGAAACCTGATCCGAGAGAAGCACTTCCAGTATTGACGCATGCTCCAACGACACACTTAGCGACCGCTCTCTCTGCATGGTTTTGGGAAACGCATGTTACATCTACGATCTTTGTAGGAAAAATGCATCGCTAAAAACACTCGTTCTATCGCCATCAGGAAACCGGGCCCATGGCAGATCTAGTTTACTTACACCACACCCCTGAGCAGTTTTCAAGTCCCTGCAGATGTAACTGGGTCCCCAGGTACACTGGTTCTTCCCCAGAAGATGCTGCTCTTTCACAGCAACACACATATCAGCTCTCTGGAGGACAAAGAGATAttcactgagtgtataaaacattattaatattgagttgcacacccttttgtcctcagaacataTGTTGAGGGCATGAAAAAgcgctccacagggatgctggcccagtTTGAGTCCAATGCCCACAGTCGTAAAGTTGTTTGGATGgtttttgggtggtggaccattcttttcttatttttttttacattttacctcCTTTTCTTCCCAATTTattggtatccaattgttagtagttactatcttgtctcaaaggcatgtgtcctccgaaacacaacccaaccgcactgcttcttaacagcacgcatccaacccggaagccagccgcaccaatgtgtcggaggaaacaacgtgcacctggcgaccaggttagcatgcactgcgcccggcccaccacaggagtcactagtgtgcgatgagacaaggatatccccaccggccaaaccctccctaactcggacgacactaggccaattgtgcgtctccCCATGgatctcccggttgcggccggacccagagtctctggtggcacagctagcactgcgatgcagtgccctagaccactgcgccacctgggaggtggaacattcttgacacatgggaaactgttgagtgtgaaaaacacataaccctgttcaaaggcacttaaatatttttcaCCTATTGAATGGCACACAATCCAtgtatcaaggcttaaaaatccctctttaacctgtctcctccccttcatctagacTGATTGAAGTAGACttaaagtgacatcaataaaggatcatccCATtcacctggttcagtctgccaTGGAacgagcaggtgttcctaatgttttgtacacttagtacAAAGTTTTGTATAGTCAGCTGATATACGTTTTTACATCTATTTTATTTAACTATGAAAGTCAGTTTAGATCAAATTCTTagtaacaatgacggcctacaccggccaaacccgtacaacgctgggccaattgtgcgccgccatatgggactcccaatcacggccggttgtgatacagcctggaatcgaaccagggtgtctgtagtgaagcctcaagcactgagatgcagtgccttagaccgctgcaccactctggaGCCCATACTAACTAAGACAAGACTCAGTCATCTTACACACAATCAAACCACTTGTCAATGGGACAGTGGTCATGGTTAGTAATTAGAAGAAGTGGTCTGGGGATTATAGACACTGTAGAGTCAGAGGAGGACCCTCTCCTACGGCTGGATGGGAATGGTTTAATTACCTCACATGTATCCGGAGCATCCATTTGGCTTCCCAGAACCTTCTGTAGTCTGGGACCGTAGAGTTTGGTGAACATTTCACACTGGatagaacacaaagacaggcacAATGAAACTGACGTCAATGCTTTAAACACAACTGAAAGCTTTTTGTTATATCTTACGGCGACTACAGCACAGAGCACTATATTTAGGCCTATTCTCCTTCTACACCAGATGAAACTGGCGTAAGCTCTGTGGGGCTTCTAAATAAACATGTAGGGGCTAAGGGGTGGATGTAGGGCATAGGGGCTGGGCAGACCTTGGGGATGGCATTGGGGTGCTGCAGGCAGACAGACTGGAGGAAAGAGGAGGTCTGAGGTTCAGTGGCGTTGAGACCCAGGTGGAGCCGGCTCAGAACCGCCAGCGTACGGCAGGAATCACAGTCAGAGGGGAGGGGCATCTCTGGAGAGGGGGATCAGGGTTACAGAGGGCT harbors:
- the LOC135542057 gene encoding ubiquitin carboxyl-terminal hydrolase 39-like, encoding MVSVKRERELDFEDDEATVPVKVGRSSEDRRSRHCPYLDTINRSVLDFDFEKLCSISLSHINVYACLICGKYFQGRGLKSHAYTHSVQFTHHVFLNLHTLKFYCLPDNYEIIDSSLEDITYVLKPTFTRPHISGLDKQGKLYRAYDGTTYLPGIVGLNNIKANDYANVVLQALSNVPPLRNYFLEEENYCGIRRPPGDIMFLLVQRFGELMRKLWNPRNFKAHVSPHEMLQAVVLCSKKNFQITKQGDAVDFLSWFMNALHGALGGTKKKPSSLTKVFQGSMRIFSKKLPHPDLPPEEKVALLLKEEYQEEMSESTFLFLTLDLPTAPLYKDEKEQLIIPQVPLFNILAKFNGNTEKEYKTYKENFLKRFQLLKLPPYLIFCIKRFTKNNFFVEKNPTIVNFPITNVDLREYLTEEAQITEKNTTYDLVANVVHDGKPTEGAYRMHVLHHGTGKWYELQDLQVTDILPQMITLSEAYIQIWKRRENEDDTTNHTGA